The segment CCACCGTGTCAAGCTGTTTTGCATATTTTTCTTTACATAAAACCAATCCACCTCTTGGTCCGCGGAGTGTCTTATGGGTTGTTGTGGTTACAAAATCTGCGTAAGGAACAGGGCTTGGATGAACACCGCCTGCAATAAGTCCTGCGATATGGGCGATATCAGCCATAAAATAAGCCCCAACCTCATCCGCGATTTTCCTGAATTGCGGGAAGTCAAGTATCCTGGGATATGCGCTTGCACCGGCAATGATAAGTTTGGGTTTTGTTTTGATGGCAATGTCCCGCACCTCGTCATAATCAATATATCCGGTTTCTTTTTTAACACCATAATGGGCGATAGAATATAACATGCCCGAGAAATTCTTTTTAAAACCGTGAGTCAGGTGCCCTCCGTGGGATAAGTCCATTCCCAAAATACAGTCTCCCGGTTTCAGTACGGTAAGGTAAACAGCCATATTTGCCTGGGATCCGGCGTGTGGCTGAACGTTTGCGTGCTCTGCATGAAAGATTTGTTTTGCCCTTTCAATTGCCAGACTCTCCACGGTATCCACATTCCCGCAGCCGGCATACCATCGTTTCCCCGGGTATCCTTCAGCGTACTTATTGGTCATCGAAGATCCTTGAGCTTCCTGCACAGCAGGACTGCATATGTTTTCCGATGCAATTAAGTCTATCGTATTTTGTTGCCTGCCTATCTCTTCCTGCATGGCATGCCATACTTCCGGATCATCGTTTTTCAGTGTAATCATGATATTCTTATTTATCCTTTTGTTTAGTTAATTTTAGACATTTTCCATTTCAGGTACGCTTCCATAAATTCATCAATCTCTCCGTCCAATACAGCCTGTGCATTTCCTTTTTCCTTGCCAGTGCGTAAATCCTTGACCAGGGCGTATGGATGCAATACATATGACCGGATTTGGTGACCCCATGCAATATCACCCTTCTCATCATAAGCTGCTGAAAGTTCTTTCTCTCTTTCCTTTTCTTTTATCTGATAGAGTTTTGCTTTTAACATGCTCAGGGCCATCCGGCGGTTCTGATGTTGTGAACGTTCACTCTGGCATTGAACGATGATTCCTGTGGGTGTGTGAGTAATGCGAACGGCCGACGACGTCTTATTCACATGCTGCCCGCCTGCCCCCGATGAACGAAAGGTATCTACCTGCAAATCATTTTCATTAACCTCTACCTCTTCTTCCTCTTCAATTTCTGGCAATACATCGACGGCAGCAAAAGAAGTATGACGTCTTGCGTTTGCATCAAAAGGGGAAATCCTTACTAAACGGTGCACCCCTATTTCAGATTTTAAATACCCGTAAGCATAATCACCTTTAATAAGCATCGTAATCCTCTTAATTCCCGCCTCTTCTCCCGGGAGGATGTCGATCAGAGAGAACGTGTATCCGCTTTTCTCTATCCACCGGCTATACATACGGAACAACATGGACACCCAATCACATGCCTCTGTACCGCCCGCCCCTGCATACATGCTTAAATAGGCATTGCAATGGTCGTGGGGTTCACCGAGAAGGGTACGCAGTTCGATTTTCTCAAGTTTCCTGGTAAATGATTTAATATCCTGTATGACCTCGGCCTCAACCTGTTCATCTTGCTCTTCTTCTGCAAGCGTTGACAAACACTCAATATCTTCAAATGTTTTTTGCAGTTCCTGAAGGGGCAAGATAATTCCTTTCAGTGATTTCAACCTTCTGATTGTTTGCTGAGCCTTATCCTTGTTTTCCCAAAAACCAGGAGACGAGAGCTGTTCTTCCAGGGCAGATAATTCTTTTCCTTTCTTCTCCAGGTCAAAGAGAGTCCCTGAGATGCAACAACCGTTCGCGGAGGGTTGTTAATTCTTTTTCTATATTACTGCTAATCATAAATGAATACCTTAAAATGTTATCTATCTGTGAACACTGTTTACAGGCAAA is part of the Candidatus Jettenia sp. AMX2 genome and harbors:
- the glyA gene encoding serine hydroxymethyltransferase, which codes for MITLKNDDPEVWHAMQEEIGRQQNTIDLIASENICSPAVQEAQGSSMTNKYAEGYPGKRWYAGCGNVDTVESLAIERAKQIFHAEHANVQPHAGSQANMAVYLTVLKPGDCILGMDLSHGGHLTHGFKKNFSGMLYSIAHYGVKKETGYIDYDEVRDIAIKTKPKLIIAGASAYPRILDFPQFRKIADEVGAYFMADIAHIAGLIAGGVHPSPVPYADFVTTTTHKTLRGPRGGLVLCKEKYAKQLDTVVFPGIQGGPFMHVIAAKAVAFREVMTDEFKQCQQQTVKNARAMAQEFIQRGYGLPSGGTDNHLFLIDLRNKGITGKEAQIVLETVDIVLNRNTIPFDERGANEPSGIRIGTPTITSRGMKEPEMIKIAGCIDKVLSQPDNTGVKEEVRKVVRDLCSRYPLYRESEYKVMK
- the prfB gene encoding peptide chain release factor 2 (programmed frameshift) translates to MSSNIEKELTTLRERLLHLRDSLDLEKKGKELSALEEQLSSPGFWENKDKAQQTIRRLKSLKGIILPLQELQKTFEDIECLSTLAEEEQDEQVEAEVIQDIKSFTRKLEKIELRTLLGEPHDHCNAYLSMYAGAGGTEACDWVSMLFRMYSRWIEKSGYTFSLIDILPGEEAGIKRITMLIKGDYAYGYLKSEIGVHRLVRISPFDANARRHTSFAAVDVLPEIEEEEEVEVNENDLQVDTFRSSGAGGQHVNKTSSAVRITHTPTGIIVQCQSERSQHQNRRMALSMLKAKLYQIKEKEREKELSAAYDEKGDIAWGHQIRSYVLHPYALVKDLRTGKEKGNAQAVLDGEIDEFMEAYLKWKMSKIN